One genomic window of Enoplosus armatus isolate fEnoArm2 chromosome 19, fEnoArm2.hap1, whole genome shotgun sequence includes the following:
- the LOC139302171 gene encoding pro-opiomelanocortin-like yields MVCLCWLLVVVMAYVCVPGFGSVCWDSSICSNLSNKGMLLDCIHLCMSVVQTEFPELSTLALNVNDDDLLLRILRANLVSEDKISDLKANSERRRSYSMEHFRWGKPSGRKRRPVKVFASSLEGGGSSEGSFPHQVRRQLRSNEDEAKGDLNGDSHQNQAFLRARVSSKSHVPLSLQERKDGTYRMSHFRWGSPPPSKRNSSFMKLREEKPQRQLAKLFRNIIDKDAQRIMG; encoded by the exons ATGGTGTGTCTATGTTGGctgttggtggtggtgatggctTATGTGTGCGTCCCCGGGTTTGGCTCGGTGTGCTGGGACAGCTCCATCTGCAGCAACCTGAGCAACAAGGGGATGTTACTG GACTGTATTCACCTCTGCATgtctgtggtccagactgaattCCCGGAGCTCAGCACATTGGCCCTGAATGTTAATGATGATGACCTCTTACTCAGGATCCTTCGGGCCAACCTGGTCTCAGAAGACAAAATATCAGATCTGAAAGCCAACAGCGAGCGGCGACGCTCCTATTCGATGGAGCATTTCCGCTGGGGCAAACCATCCGGCCGCAAACGCAGGCCTGTAAAAGTGTTTGCCTCTTCTCTGGAGGGAGGGGGCTCTTCTGAGGGCAGTTTCCCCCATCAGGTTCGCAGGCAGCTGAGAAGTAACGAGGATGAAGCAAAGGGGGACCTGAATGGTGATAGTCATCAAAACCAGGCATTTCTGAGGGCGAGGGTCAGCTCTAAATCACATGTCCCTTTGAGcctgcaggagagaaaagatggGACCTATCGGATGAGTCACTTCAGATGGGGGAGCCCACCTCCCTCTAAACGTAACAGCAGCTTTATGAAGTTGAGGGAAGAGAAACCTCAGAGGCAGCTGGCCAAGCTCTTCAGGAACATTATAGACAAGGATGCGCAGAGGATAATGGGCTGA